DNA sequence from the Candidatus Fluviicola riflensis genome:
GTAATAAAATGATCACAGCACCTACAATATTGGCACCGTTGATATTAACAGAAGCATAGGAAAACAGCGTCTTTTCGACCAGAATCGGGAAAAACACGCCCAGGAATTTACCAAAAGCGACGCCGACCGCGGCAATTACTCCGGTTTGAATGACCGTAAAAACCGTCCATCCGTACAAAAACGAAGGCAATTTCCCCCAGGCTTCTTTGATGTAAACAAACTGTCCGCCGGCTTTCGGGAACATCGCTGCCAATTCGCCATAACTCAGCGCCCCGAAGAGCGTGATAACACCTGTCAACAACCAGGTTACGAGCAACCAGCCCGAACTTCCCAGATCGCGGGCCATGTCGGAGGTTACCAAAAAGATTCCCGAACCGATCATACTTCCTGCAACGAGGAAAGTGGCATCCATCAATCCCAGCGGTTTTTTGGAAGTGTCTTCGGTTGTGGTAACATCCGTGTTTACTGATCGGTCTAAAGGTGAGCCTGTATGCGTATCGTTTTGTTCCATAGTAGTATAAAAAAAGTCCCGCCGGTAATGACGGGACTTTGTAATATTAAGTTCTTACTAATCTTCTTTTTCTAATTCCTCTGCAGCTTTGTTGATGGCGTCATGGCCTTTCAACGATTGCTCAAACTCCCATTCGTTCAGTTTACTGTGGCGTCTTGAATAAGCAAAATAAACAATGACACCCAATGCAGACCAGCAAAGGAAAGCAATCCACGTATCAGGACGTACAAAACACATTAGGAATATATTGAAACTTACACCTAATACAGATACTACAGGAAGCCAAGGCACACGGAAAGGTCGCTCCAGATCAGGTTGTTTGTAACGCAGGATCAATACGGCCACACAAATCATAGCAAAAGCCAAAAGCGTCCCCATACTACACATCTCGGAAACTTTATCGATCGGTGTAACAGATGCTACTACGGAAATAATGAATCCGACAAGGATCGTACTTCTGAATGGTGTTTTGAATTTAGGGTGAACTTTTCCAAACAGTTTAAACGGTAACAAACCATCTTTCGCCATTCCTAAGAAAATACGTGTTTGCCCCAACATCATTACCAACATTACCGACATCAAACCGGCAACGGCTGCTATCGTTATCAGGATCGTCGCCCAAGGCATTCCAACACCTTCAAACGCCGATGCTACCGGAGCTTTCATATCCAATTCGTTGTAAGGAACCATTCCTGTTAATACCAGGGAAACGACTATATAAAGTACGGTACAGATCACCAATGACATAATAATGGCAAACGGAACGTCTTTTTTCGGATTAATTGCCTCGCCGGCTTGTGTAGAAACGGCATCAAAACCGATGTAAGCAAAGAAAACAATGGTTGCTGCAGTGACGACACCGCTCCAACCAAAATGGGAAACACCTTTGGCATCTGTCACCTGCTCAGGAATAAACGGAGACCAATTTGCTGTATCGATGAAGAAGAAACCAACAAAGATCACAAATAGTACAACAGCCACTTTCAGGATTACGATCAGGTTATTTGTTTTAGCGGCCTCTTTAATTCCACGTACCAAAATTGCCGTAACAACCCATGTAATAAGGAATGCGGGTAAATTAAACGCAAAAGAAGGTTGTGCCATCAGATCGGCTACCAATTGTGAGTTCCCGGCTTTTTCAGCAGCTTTAATAGCAGCTTGTGTTTTCTCAGCAGCAGTAACCGGATCATTCATGAGCCATATGGGGGGATGGATTCCGCATTGATGGAGGAGCTTTTCGAAATACCCGCTCCAGGCAACCGCAACCGTAGTAGCTCCCATCATATACTCCAGGATCAGGTTCCACCCGATAATCCATGCAAACAATTCACCAACCGTTCCGTAAGAATAAGCGTAGGCAGAACCTTCCACGGGCAATACAGCCGAAAATTCAGCGTAACAAAGCGATGCAAATAAACATCCTACACCTGCTATTACAAAAGCCAAAGCCAAAGCGGGACCGGCATGATCATGCGCCGCGATTCCCGTAAGGGTGAAGATTCCACCACCAATAATTGCACCAATACCTAATGAAGTTAATCCCCAACGAGTCAAAACGCGTTTTAACTCGCTTTTTTTCATATCGGCTTCAAACAAACTAATTGGCTTTTTACGCCATGGACTTCCTGCCATTCTGTTATTTTTAGAGTTGAGGGGCTAAATATATAAAAATTGTTAATCAAACGATTGTTTATTGTGTCAACATTACTGATAATAAAGGATACACGGTTATTTGCCCTCGTGGAAGCAAAGCCGTTAAATGTAAAGGCTAACATGATTAATGTCTATCTTTACCAATATACATTTGACGCACTATGTGGATCTTCCGGTTCAATCAACATCTTAGAAATATTTTACGCTTACTAACGATTATTTTTATTATCGTAGGGCACTACATCCGTAATTGGCTCACCACGGGGCCATTACGAAAAATATTTGACCCGAAAGGAACCAGACGTATGTCTCGCTCAGAGCGATTGCGCTATATTATTGAAGATTTGGGACCTACATTTATCAAATTCGGACAGATTCTGGCCGACAGACCCGACCTTGCTTCCGAAAGTTTGCGATCTGAACTTAAAAAGCTGCAAACTGCTGCCCGGCCCTTCGATGATGACATTGCTATAAACATTATTGAAAATGAATTGGGTGATAATATCAACCAGATTTTTTCTGTGTTCAACCGTGAACACATTGCATCGGCTTCTATCGGGCAAGTGTATCGCGGTACGCTAATCACGGGGGAAGAAGTAGTCATCAAAGTACAGCGCCCGGCGATTAAGCAAAAAATCAAGCTCGACCTGGTCCTCATTCAATTATTCGCCAAGAAACTCCAAAGCAGCTATCCTGAATTAAACACCTTTAACCTGGTGAATTTCGTTTCCGACTTCGGAGAGATCATTTTGAAAGAACTTGATTTCACCAACGAAGTATCCAACATGATGCGCCTGAAGAATATGTTCAAAGATGATGATCGCTGTCATATTCCTGCCGTTTACAACCGTTATTGCACATCGCGTTTATTGACCATGGAGTATATTGAAGGTGATCATCCTGATAACTTTATTGCACTCATGGCAAAAGGTTATACACCCCAGGTGATCGCCGAAAATGGTGTGAACGTTGTACTGACCATGATTTTAAGATATGGATTCTTTCATGCAGATCCGCATCCGGGAAATATTTTCATCCGTGGCGACAACCAGATCGTATTGATCGACCACGGTATGTGTGCTTCTATGAAGCCAAAACAAATCAACGGATTGGTTGATTTCTTAATTGGTTTTGCCGATCATGATTCACACAAAATTGCAAAAGCGCTCCTGGCGTTGATGGAAGTGCAGAATTTCCGGGAAATGGAAAACCTGGAGTTCGCAATCGATGAATTGATCCAGAAATACAGCTACCTGGAATATGGACAGGTCGATATCTCGGCCCTTTTCAATGATACATTCCGGGTGATGATCCGTTATGAGATTAAAATTCCTTCGAATGTTTACATGTTACTAAAAACGCTTGTTACTATTCAGAATCTGGCGGAGTTACTGGGGGCCAAAATTTCATTGGTAGACATGATCCGTCCGTTTGCGAAGGAAAAGATCAAAGAACGTTTCAGTTGGGACAATATCAAATCAACCATTCTGAATGCCGCAGAGGACTATTTGTACCTGGTTTCGACGCTACCGAAAGACATCCGGCAGATCGTCACCGATTTTAAAACCAACGGATTGCAGCACAAAATTACACTTGGAGATAAAGGCACGAACAACAAAGATATCCGTTCCCATATCTACCGTTTCAGTGTGATTTTGCTTATTGGATTTATGATGGTGTGTTCAACGCTTCTGATGCTGAAAGAAGGAGATCCAACCGGATTTACCAATTTCTTCTTCTATTCGACCATTACCATTTCTATATGGGTGTTGATCAGAATGGTGATTCGGACGACATAGATTACTGAAAATTACTTCAGCAAATAGGCCGTACTTCGCCCGCCGGACTGATCTTTCACCAATACTTCTTTGGCGATCAGGTCATTGATGTCGCGCAAAGCCGTGTCCGGTGAACATTTGCAGATTTTTGCCCATTTGGAGGAAGTGAGTTTCCCCACAAAACCATCGAGTAAACGATTGACCATGGCGGTTTGGCGCTCATTCATCGATACATGACGATTGATTTCCCAAAAGTTTGATTTTTGGAAAGTTGTTTCCAACCCTGCTTCACTGTCTTCCAGTGCTGCGTACAAACAATTCAGGAACCATTCGATCCAGGGTGTGATATCCAAATCACCACGCTGGCTTTTTTCCAGTATAGAATAATAGGCATTTCGCTCTTTGCGTATTTGTGCCGACATGCTGTAATAGCGCTGGTTCATTCCTTCCGATCTGGTCAATAACATATCTGCAATGGCACGGGCAATACGGCCGTTTCCGTCATCAAACGGGTGAATGGTTACAAACCAAAAATGTGCAATGGCAGCTTTGATTACAGGAGCCATACGAGAAGACGCATTGAACCATTGTAGAAAACGTTCCATTTCATCGGACACATACGCTGCATCCGGTGCTTTGAAATGTACACGCTCACGGCCCAATGCGCCGGAGACAACCTGCATCGGCCCGTCTCTGTCATCTCGCCACTCGCCTGTTTTGATGGATATAGTACCGGAATAACCGGTTGGGAAAAGGGTGCTATGCCAGCCAAACAAACGTTCTTTGGTCAATGGTTCATCGCATTTCTGAGTGGCATCCAGCAACATTTCTACCAAACCGTCAACATGGCGGTCTGAAGGAATCAAACCTCCGATTTCCATACCAAGCTTACGGGCAATGGAAGAACGTACTTCGTCGGTTGCCAGCAATTCGCCTTCTATTTCTGAAGATTTGATAAGGTCACTGGTTAAAACATGCAGAAGCGTTTCTTCCTGAAGCGGAAAACCGGCAGCACGTAATTTACCCACCAACGCGCCTTGCTTGCGCGTTACACGTTCCAGTGTTTCACCGATTTGTTCAAAATCGATCTCAAACTCCGGCCACGCTCGTAATTGATAGATAAACGACATATTCTCCGCATTAATTACATCAAATATACAATTATTCTCCGTAATTAAAAACTATTCACCGCAAAATACGCGGATATAATTCTATTATTCTCCGCATCAAGTAAATTGAAAGTGCTTATTTCTTGATCTCAAACTTCCCGTCGTCGGTAATATTCCATGGAATTTCAGGGAAATCCATTTTGCACAAACGGCGAATTTCTGCCAGTACCTGTTTGTTCGGATCAATTGTCGGGCCACCTTCTCCCAGTTGCCGGATGGAAACAATTTCACCGCGTACAAAATCGCCGTTGCGCTTGAAATACAATTTATAAACAGGAGCGATTCCACTCACACCCGAAAGACTGAAACGCGCATAGGTCGCAAAATTCCCCATGGAATAAGTAATGAACTTTCCTTTATAACAATCGATGGCGCGGGTTACATGCGGACCATGTCCGAGCACCATATCTGCTCCTGCATCTACGGCCATGTGCGCAAACTCGTACACATTTCCGCGGTTCTCGCCCACAAACTCTTCTGTTTTGCGTGTAACGTTGGTACGTGAACGACCTTCAGCACCACCATGGAACGAAACCAAAACGATATCGGAGATCGCATCCAGTTCGGTAATGATCTTTTTCGCACGCTCATATTCATTCAGTTTCAAACATCCCGAATTGGGCGCAAAAGCCGTAAGCCCGATCACCAGTCCTTTAACATGGATCGTATCCCATGGACACGTTTCCAAACCCGCATATTTAATACCTTTTGCTTTCAGCACTTTTTGTGTATTGGTTCTACCCGGTTCACCGAAATCGCCCATGTGGTTATTGGCAATCGAAACCATATCAAATCCGGCATCTTTGAGATGATCAACCATATATTCCGGTTGACGAAAAGCGTAACATTTGCTCGGATCGCTGCACGATTTTACATCACCTCCACTATTTAATACTGTTCCTTCCAGGTTTCCGAATGTCAGGTCGGCATCGCGCAAAACATCTTTCAGCGAATCAAGAATATTTTGTCCGTTGGGAGGTAGTAAATCGGCACTCGGATAATTGGTTCCAAGCATCATATCGCCAACGGCAATCAAACTAATCAATGAATCTTCGGTTTGTTCTACAGGTGGAAAGCCGGCACGACCATTGCGGACTTCATTCAACCATGGTTGTTTCAAATAAACAAATGCTGCTACTGCCGGCACAACAAGGCCGCATAACATGACTGCGTTTCGGGTAGATGATTTCATATACAAAGACATGACTGCGTTAAACGAAGAAATGCCAAAAAGGTTACTTCAAAAAAACAGGTTCTTCATCAATGTAAGCGCTTTAATACGGCAAATACACTAACTTTGCCACTTCAAATTGTGAAAACAAAACCGTTTAGCATGACTGTACAGGAAATACGCACGCATTTTTTTGATTTTTTCGCTTCGAAACAACACCAGATCGTTCCATCTGCCCCAATGGTAGTAAAAAATGATCCTACATTGATGTTTACGAATGCCGGTATGAACCAGTTCAAGGATTTTTTCCTGGGCAATGCCGTTCCGAAAAATCCGCGTGTGGCCAATTCCCAAAAATGTCTGCGGGTTTCAGGAAAACACAACGATTTGGAAGAAGTAGGTGTTGATACCTATCACCACACCATGTTTGAAATGCTTGGAAATTGGTCGTTTGGTGATTACTTTAAAGAAGAAGCCATTTCGTGGGCGTGGGAATTGCTGACGGAAGTTTACAAAATCCCGAAAGACCGTTTATATGTAACCGTATTTGAGGGCGACGCGAAAGATGGTGTTCCGAAAGACCAGGAATCGTATGATATCTGGAAACGCTTCATCGCGGAAGACCGGATTATCATGGCTTCTAAAAAAGATAATTTCTGGGAAATGGGTGATACAGGTCCATGTGGGCCGTGTACCGAAATCCATGTAGACAACCGTATTGAATCGGAGCGCGCAAAAGGGGACGGGAAACAATGGGTCAACCAGGATCATCCGCAGGTTGTGGAAATCTGGAACAACGTATTCATGCAGTTTAACCGCAAAGCCGACGGCAGCCTCGAACCGCTTCCCGCAACGCATGTCGACACCGGAATGGGATTGGAACGCCTGGCGATGACCATGCAGGGAAAAACTTCGAATTACGATATTGATTTGTTCCAGGCACTGATTAACCATATGGAACAGGTTTCAGGCAAAAAATACGGTGCAGATGAACCAACGGACATTGCGTTGCGTGTGATCGCCGACCACATTCGTGCAATTGCATTCTCCATTGCCGACGGACAGTTACCTTCCAATACCGGAGCGGGTTATGTGATTCGTCGTATTCTGCGTCGCGCTGTTCGCTATGGTTACCAGACACTCGGTTTGAAAGAACCGTTTATGGCAGGTCTATCAGGCGTTCTGGCAAATGTAATGGGGGATGCTTTCAACGAATTAAACACACAGAAAAACCTTATTGAGCAAGTAATTCGTGAAGAAGAATTGAGCTTTTTCCGAACATTGGAGCAAGGTTTGAAGCGCATCGAAAACCTGATGGACAGCGCTCGTGCAAACAACAAAACGATTCTCAGCGGAGCCGATGTATTTGAATTGTACGATACGTTCGGATTTCCATTCGACCTTACCTCATTGATCGCGCGTGAGAACAACTTGTCGGTGGATGAAGATGCGTTTAACGCCGAATTGCAACAGCAAAAAAACCGTTCTCGGGCCGCTACAGCGATTGAAACCGCTGACTGGGTCGAGTTGAAAGACGATTACAGCGAAGAATTTGTAGGTTATGATGTATTGAAAGCCAACGTGGAAATTGTGAAATACCGCAAGGTTTCGCAGAAACAGCGTGTGTTTTACCAATTGGTATTCAATCTTACGCCGTTTTATGCCGAAGGTGGTGGCCAGGTTGGTGATACAGGAACTATTTCCAATGATTTCGAAACCATTACCATTTTCGATACCAAAAAAGAAAACGGGCTTATCGTGCATTTATCCGAAACATTACCGGAGCATTTAAACGCACAATTCAGCGCGAAAGTTGATGTGAAAAAGCGTCAGTTATCTACCAGCAATCACTCAGCAACACACTTATTGCACCACGCGCTCAGAACTGTTTTAGGAACGCATGTAGAGCAAAAAGGATCGTTGGTAAATCCGTCGCATCTGCGGTTTGACTTCTCCCACTTTTCGAAAGTAACCGATGAGCAACTGGCACAAATTGAAGCCATGGTAGTTTCAGCTATTCGCGAAAACCAGCCATTGGTAGAAAAACGAAATGTTCCGATTGAAGTGGCTACAGAAATGGGCGCAATGGCTTTGTTCGGGGAAAAATACGGTGACACCGTTCGTGTGATCCAATTCGGTGATTCGGTGGAATTGTGCGGTGGAACACATGTTCAATCAACAGGTCAGATCAGTTTGTTTAAGTTGCGTTCAGAATCTGCGGTTGCAGCCGGCATTCGCAGGATAGAAGCCATTACCAATGAAGCTGTTGAACACTATTATGCAGAACAGGAAACAAAACTGGAAACGGTAAACGAATTATTACGCAATCCGAAGGACCTTCCAAAAGCAGTGGAAGATTTGATTGCACGCAATAATCAGTTGATGAAACAGGTAGAATTCTTCAAAAAAGAACAGGCTAAACAAGTGAAAGTACAACTGAAATCAAGCATTCAATCGCTTGGTGATGTTTCATTACTGGAAGCTGTTATTGATCTGGATGCCGCTTCGGTTAAAGACATTCTTTTTCAACTGAAAGGCGAAGTTCCGAACCTGGTTTCGATCATCGGATCAACCGACGAAGATAAATGTGCCATTAGTATTTGCATTGATGAAAACTTATCAGGAAGTCGCAACTGGCACGCCGGAACTATTGTAAAAACAGTGGCTCCGTTGATTCAGGGCGGCGGCGGCGGACAACCATTTTTCGCTACAGCCGGTGGAAAAGATGCTTCAGGTTTACAAAATGCGATCCGCGAAGCAAAATCGTTATTGTCGCTTAATTGAAATCGTATCGGCTAGCCGATACACTATTACTTTCCCACGAATACACGAATTATAGCGCGCCTAACGGACGCGCTTTTTTAATACAGTACATGTTATAATTGTCGGCGAGTGTCCGCCTGAGGCGGAAGCAAAAAATTAGTGCATTCGTGGGAATTCTTTTTTACTTTTTATCCGCCAAGGCGAATGAAAACCATAATCCCATAGTTGAGTCTTGATCAATTGTTGACAAAATAATCGTCGGTTTTTGGTGCTAATTTCAATTCTGTTTTTATCTTCGGAACGTCTTTCATTGTATAAAGCGGTTTTGTTTTCGATAGAAGCCTGTCCGATTTAGCCGTGTTTGATGCTAAACTTTTATCAAATTATCAAAATCTACTTTATGAAGAAATTATTTTACATTCTACTTGCTCCGGTTGTATTGAGCCTGGGTGCGTGCAACATGGCTGATGATTCAGACTACGAAAACATGGCAAATGATATTTGTGATTGTGTAAACAAAAACACAGACGGAATTTCAGAAGGCATGAAAACAGCTATCGTTGATGCTGTAAACTCAGGAAAAAACGTTGAAACTGCTATCCAGGAAATCGCAATGGAAGATCCTGCACAGGCAATGAAAGATGCTGAGGAAATGATGGGCTTGGAAGCTGGCATGACTAAATGTGGCGAAGATCTTGAGAAAAAATACGAAAATGTATATTCGTCAGACACGGAAGCCGAAGTACAGAAAAAATTAGTGGAGACACTTAAAAAGAATAAATCTTGTGCATTCACTTATGCAATGTATAAGTTAGGAACTCAAATGCAATAAGTCACTCATTTTCATTTACAAACGCTCATTCGCCAACAGGTGGATGAGCGTTTTTTTTATCTTTAAATGCATTGAACCAAATCCATGAGTTGTTGTACCGGATTTAAAATAACAGATATGCAACGTTTACTGATTCTACCGGTTTTATTCCTGTTAAGTTCAATGTTTTCCCGCGCAGAGGAAGTCTATAAACGAATCCCCGGCTTTATGGTGATTTCGTCAGAAAAAGATCCTTCTATCAAGAATGGCAAAGCTGTCTTCGAGTTTGAAATAATGAACGAAGAACTGAAACAATATGCTGATCAACTTTCTCCGATTCAAGGATCGTGCAATGGTGAGTCCTTTGATTTTTCCCTACCGAAAAACGGAATTTATACCAAAATGGTTTTCGAAGGCAAATATATCTTCCAGTTTTATACCAACGGGTATTATGAAATCTATTCCGATTCGGTTACGATCAAGCAGGGTTATCGCACCAAAGTACAATTACGTTTCGATTATTCAGAAAGCGAAATAATCTCCGACAAACCGGTTATTTACCTCTACCCTACAACAAATCTGGAAGTCACCACTACAGTGAATCCAAATGGAAAATTCCTGTTTACCTATCCCACTTACGAAAACGGCTGGAAAGGAACCGCACACCCTGACGGAAGTATTACCATAGCTGACAAAAATTATCCGTACCTGTTTTGGGAAGGTTCACACAAAATGACCGCCGCTGATATGGATTTGACCAAAGGTTACATGGTCAAAGGTGATTCCATTACCGCATTCCTGGAAAAAAATCTGGCCAAAATGGGGTTAAATGATCGTGAAATGACAGATTTTATTACTTACTGGGGACCAAGAATGACGGGCAACGATCAGCAATTCGTGCAGTTTATTTTCAATGACGAATGCAATCAATTTGCCGATCTAAGTATTTCACCTCCTCCGGCGCAGATCTTCCGTGTGTACATGATTTGGGTGCCCGTTCCTGAAGGTGTGGTGATGCATCCTGAGCCACAGGAAATCAAAACCGTGAAGCGCGATCAGTTTTACGCCATCGAATGGGGCGGATCAGAAATCACTTATACAGAAACACTTGTCAATCATGAATAAACGTATCAGCCTATCGGTTCTTTTCACAATTTCCGTTTTAATGACGCTGTACGCAGCTGAAATAACTTCCGGCAAACCGGTTCATAGAACCAAAGAGTGGGCTTTTCCTGTACCATTCCGGGTCTTAAGCTCCCAACCGGATGCCTCACTTGACCAAAATCACGCACAGTTTGAATTATCATTTGAATATCATCTGTTGTTCAGCGAAGAGACTTTTCCGACAATCGAACTTTCGTGCAACGGAGTGATTGAGCGGTTTCAACTCGACAGCACGTTAACTCATACGATCACTGTTTCGCCTGGCAAATATAAATTCATGATGATCAGAACCGGTAATTACGAGGAAATCATTACCGATTCCATTACCATTTTACCCGGACACATTCTGAAAGCACAGATTACGTTCACTCCGCAACCTGTAATCATTGAACCGGTACAACCGATCATTATTTCTTATAAACCCGTTATTTATTTTTATTCACCGAAAGATCTTTCTGTGAATGTTGAATTGACGCCAAACGGCACGTTTACCTACACCTACCCTGCTTACGAAAACGGCTGGAAAGGAACCGTTGATGCCAATGGAGGAATTACCATCAATCACAAACATTACCCCTATTTGTTTTGGGAAGCCAAAACCAACGGAATAAACGCATTGGTTGATTACAATGAAGGTTTTGTGGTTTCGAATGAAAATGTCACAGCTTTCCTCGAAGAAAAACTCACTGAAATGGGATTGAATGATCAGGAAAGAACTGATTTCATCACATTCTGGGGTCCACGAATGGTTGGTTCAGAGAAAAACCATGTGCAATTTTTGTTCAATGAGGAATATGATGATATCGCAGCCTTGTCTGTCACGCCGAAACCGGATCACATTTTCCGTTTGTATATACTGTGGACGCCTCTTCCTGAATCAGCAAATCTGAATCCTGTTCCTCAAAAACTTTCCACTGTAAAACGTGATGGTTTTTCTGTTGTGGAATGGGGCGGTTCGGAATTGCCTTATAACACTGAACTTTCATTTACCCATTAA
Encoded proteins:
- a CDS encoding amino acid permease encodes the protein MAGSPWRKKPISLFEADMKKSELKRVLTRWGLTSLGIGAIIGGGIFTLTGIAAHDHAGPALALAFVIAGVGCLFASLCYAEFSAVLPVEGSAYAYSYGTVGELFAWIIGWNLILEYMMGATTVAVAWSGYFEKLLHQCGIHPPIWLMNDPVTAAEKTQAAIKAAEKAGNSQLVADLMAQPSFAFNLPAFLITWVVTAILVRGIKEAAKTNNLIVILKVAVVLFVIFVGFFFIDTANWSPFIPEQVTDAKGVSHFGWSGVVTAATIVFFAYIGFDAVSTQAGEAINPKKDVPFAIIMSLVICTVLYIVVSLVLTGMVPYNELDMKAPVASAFEGVGMPWATILITIAAVAGLMSVMLVMMLGQTRIFLGMAKDGLLPFKLFGKVHPKFKTPFRSTILVGFIISVVASVTPIDKVSEMCSMGTLLAFAMICVAVLILRYKQPDLERPFRVPWLPVVSVLGVSFNIFLMCFVRPDTWIAFLCWSALGVIVYFAYSRRHSKLNEWEFEQSLKGHDAINKAAEELEKED
- a CDS encoding capsule biosynthesis protein CapA; this encodes MSLYMKSSTRNAVMLCGLVVPAVAAFVYLKQPWLNEVRNGRAGFPPVEQTEDSLISLIAVGDMMLGTNYPSADLLPPNGQNILDSLKDVLRDADLTFGNLEGTVLNSGGDVKSCSDPSKCYAFRQPEYMVDHLKDAGFDMVSIANNHMGDFGEPGRTNTQKVLKAKGIKYAGLETCPWDTIHVKGLVIGLTAFAPNSGCLKLNEYERAKKIITELDAISDIVLVSFHGGAEGRSRTNVTRKTEEFVGENRGNVYEFAHMAVDAGADMVLGHGPHVTRAIDCYKGKFITYSMGNFATYARFSLSGVSGIAPVYKLYFKRNGDFVRGEIVSIRQLGEGGPTIDPNKQVLAEIRRLCKMDFPEIPWNITDDGKFEIKK
- a CDS encoding cell filamentation protein Fic translates to MSFIYQLRAWPEFEIDFEQIGETLERVTRKQGALVGKLRAAGFPLQEETLLHVLTSDLIKSSEIEGELLATDEVRSSIARKLGMEIGGLIPSDRHVDGLVEMLLDATQKCDEPLTKERLFGWHSTLFPTGYSGTISIKTGEWRDDRDGPMQVVSGALGRERVHFKAPDAAYVSDEMERFLQWFNASSRMAPVIKAAIAHFWFVTIHPFDDGNGRIARAIADMLLTRSEGMNQRYYSMSAQIRKERNAYYSILEKSQRGDLDITPWIEWFLNCLYAALEDSEAGLETTFQKSNFWEINRHVSMNERQTAMVNRLLDGFVGKLTSSKWAKICKCSPDTALRDINDLIAKEVLVKDQSGGRSTAYLLK
- a CDS encoding alanine--tRNA ligase; this translates as MTVQEIRTHFFDFFASKQHQIVPSAPMVVKNDPTLMFTNAGMNQFKDFFLGNAVPKNPRVANSQKCLRVSGKHNDLEEVGVDTYHHTMFEMLGNWSFGDYFKEEAISWAWELLTEVYKIPKDRLYVTVFEGDAKDGVPKDQESYDIWKRFIAEDRIIMASKKDNFWEMGDTGPCGPCTEIHVDNRIESERAKGDGKQWVNQDHPQVVEIWNNVFMQFNRKADGSLEPLPATHVDTGMGLERLAMTMQGKTSNYDIDLFQALINHMEQVSGKKYGADEPTDIALRVIADHIRAIAFSIADGQLPSNTGAGYVIRRILRRAVRYGYQTLGLKEPFMAGLSGVLANVMGDAFNELNTQKNLIEQVIREEELSFFRTLEQGLKRIENLMDSARANNKTILSGADVFELYDTFGFPFDLTSLIARENNLSVDEDAFNAELQQQKNRSRAATAIETADWVELKDDYSEEFVGYDVLKANVEIVKYRKVSQKQRVFYQLVFNLTPFYAEGGGQVGDTGTISNDFETITIFDTKKENGLIVHLSETLPEHLNAQFSAKVDVKKRQLSTSNHSATHLLHHALRTVLGTHVEQKGSLVNPSHLRFDFSHFSKVTDEQLAQIEAMVVSAIRENQPLVEKRNVPIEVATEMGAMALFGEKYGDTVRVIQFGDSVELCGGTHVQSTGQISLFKLRSESAVAAGIRRIEAITNEAVEHYYAEQETKLETVNELLRNPKDLPKAVEDLIARNNQLMKQVEFFKKEQAKQVKVQLKSSIQSLGDVSLLEAVIDLDAASVKDILFQLKGEVPNLVSIIGSTDEDKCAISICIDENLSGSRNWHAGTIVKTVAPLIQGGGGGQPFFATAGGKDASGLQNAIREAKSLLSLN